One segment of Rosa chinensis cultivar Old Blush chromosome 6, RchiOBHm-V2, whole genome shotgun sequence DNA contains the following:
- the LOC112168990 gene encoding tetraspanin-19 isoform X2: MVYCARCCLHNSMRALNFLVNIFGVGVIIYTLWLLKKWQDGVTELLPVPIVPKPWFIYACLGVGMAVCFSTLCSYLVAHCITDSTFLLMYIVFVFSLLCLEVAVVVAIFFKMNWPAKLAEYIDDPRFKKFMLFHLYLCRLIAILILVPQIKCVVLAIILWAIGTEPLSHCNYSDHVTDFRYSFLVIPSPASFLNMSGRGSRNYEALPRSDQCEYRPRLSFFSHINRFFRMQFHRRVTLS, translated from the exons ATGGTATACTGTGCAAGATGTTGCTTGCACAACTCAATGAGAGCTTTGAATTTCTTAGTCAATATCTTCGGTGTCGGAGTGATCATCTACACTCTCTGGCTGCTCAAGAAGTGGCAGGATGGAGTTACTGAGCTGCTTCCTGTCCCAATTGTTCCTAAACCATG GTTTATATATGCATGTTTAGGTGTGGGAATGGCTGTCTGTTTCAGCACACTTTGCAGTTATCTTGTTGCTCATTGCATCACCGATTCTACTTTTCTTCTCATG TACATAGTCTttgtcttctctcttctttgccTTGAAGTGGCAGTGGTTGTTGCAATTTTCTTCAAGATGAACTGGCCAGCG AAACTTGCAGAGTACATAGATGACCCCAGGTTCAAGAAGTTCATGTTATTTCATCTTTACTTGTGTCGTCTCATTGCGATTCTAATATTGGTACCGCAG ATCAAATGTGTAGTTTTAGCAATCATTCTTTGGGCTATTGGTACCGAGCCACTGAGTCACTGCAACTAttctgatcatgtaactgacttTAGATATTCATTTCTGGTGATACCAAGCCCAGCATCTTTCCTCAATATGTCGGGTCGTGGCTCCAGAAATTATGAAGCCTTGCCAAGATCAGATCAATGTGAATATCGGCCACGGCTGAGTTTTTTCTCACATATTAACAGATTTTTCAGAATGCAGTTTCATAGAAGAGTTACACTTAGTTAG
- the LOC112168990 gene encoding uncharacterized protein LOC112168990 isoform X3 — protein sequence MVYYSTLYTLQNSLLHALFTLLDLHEKKRFIYACLGVGMAVCFSTLCSYLVAHCITDSTFLLMYIVFVFSLLCLEVAVVVAIFFKMNWPAKLAEYIDDPRFKKFMLFHLYLCRLIAILILVPQIKCVVLAIILWAIGTEPLSHCNYSDHVTDFRYSFLVIPSPASFLNMSGRGSRNYEALPRSDQCEYRPRLSFFSHINRFFRMQFHRRVTLS from the exons ATGGTATATTATTCAACTCTGTATACCTTACAGAATTCATTGCTTCATGCTTTGTTTACTCTCCTCGATCTTCATGAAAAGAAGAG GTTTATATATGCATGTTTAGGTGTGGGAATGGCTGTCTGTTTCAGCACACTTTGCAGTTATCTTGTTGCTCATTGCATCACCGATTCTACTTTTCTTCTCATG TACATAGTCTttgtcttctctcttctttgccTTGAAGTGGCAGTGGTTGTTGCAATTTTCTTCAAGATGAACTGGCCAGCG AAACTTGCAGAGTACATAGATGACCCCAGGTTCAAGAAGTTCATGTTATTTCATCTTTACTTGTGTCGTCTCATTGCGATTCTAATATTGGTACCGCAG ATCAAATGTGTAGTTTTAGCAATCATTCTTTGGGCTATTGGTACCGAGCCACTGAGTCACTGCAACTAttctgatcatgtaactgacttTAGATATTCATTTCTGGTGATACCAAGCCCAGCATCTTTCCTCAATATGTCGGGTCGTGGCTCCAGAAATTATGAAGCCTTGCCAAGATCAGATCAATGTGAATATCGGCCACGGCTGAGTTTTTTCTCACATATTAACAGATTTTTCAGAATGCAGTTTCATAGAAGAGTTACACTTAGTTAG
- the LOC112168990 gene encoding uncharacterized protein LOC112168990 isoform X4 — protein MELLSCFLSQLFLNHGVGMAVCFSTLCSYLVAHCITDSTFLLMYIVFVFSLLCLEVAVVVAIFFKMNWPAKLAEYIDDPRFKKFMLFHLYLCRLIAILILVPQIKCVVLAIILWAIGTEPLSHCNYSDHVTDFRYSFLVIPSPASFLNMSGRGSRNYEALPRSDQCEYRPRLSFFSHINRFFRMQFHRRVTLS, from the exons ATGGAGTTACTGAGCTGCTTCCTGTCCCAATTGTTCCTAAACCATG GTGTGGGAATGGCTGTCTGTTTCAGCACACTTTGCAGTTATCTTGTTGCTCATTGCATCACCGATTCTACTTTTCTTCTCATG TACATAGTCTttgtcttctctcttctttgccTTGAAGTGGCAGTGGTTGTTGCAATTTTCTTCAAGATGAACTGGCCAGCG AAACTTGCAGAGTACATAGATGACCCCAGGTTCAAGAAGTTCATGTTATTTCATCTTTACTTGTGTCGTCTCATTGCGATTCTAATATTGGTACCGCAG ATCAAATGTGTAGTTTTAGCAATCATTCTTTGGGCTATTGGTACCGAGCCACTGAGTCACTGCAACTAttctgatcatgtaactgacttTAGATATTCATTTCTGGTGATACCAAGCCCAGCATCTTTCCTCAATATGTCGGGTCGTGGCTCCAGAAATTATGAAGCCTTGCCAAGATCAGATCAATGTGAATATCGGCCACGGCTGAGTTTTTTCTCACATATTAACAGATTTTTCAGAATGCAGTTTCATAGAAGAGTTACACTTAGTTAG
- the LOC112168990 gene encoding tetraspanin-19 isoform X1, which produces MVYCARCCLHNSMRALNFLVNIFGVGVIIYTLWLLKKWQDGVTELLPVPIVPKPWYIIQLCIPYRIHCFMLCLLSSIFMKRRGVGMAVCFSTLCSYLVAHCITDSTFLLMYIVFVFSLLCLEVAVVVAIFFKMNWPAKLAEYIDDPRFKKFMLFHLYLCRLIAILILVPQIKCVVLAIILWAIGTEPLSHCNYSDHVTDFRYSFLVIPSPASFLNMSGRGSRNYEALPRSDQCEYRPRLSFFSHINRFFRMQFHRRVTLS; this is translated from the exons ATGGTATACTGTGCAAGATGTTGCTTGCACAACTCAATGAGAGCTTTGAATTTCTTAGTCAATATCTTCGGTGTCGGAGTGATCATCTACACTCTCTGGCTGCTCAAGAAGTGGCAGGATGGAGTTACTGAGCTGCTTCCTGTCCCAATTGTTCCTAAACCATGGTATATTATTCAACTCTGTATACCTTACAGAATTCATTGCTTCATGCTTTGTTTACTCTCCTCGATCTTCATGAAAAGAAGAG GTGTGGGAATGGCTGTCTGTTTCAGCACACTTTGCAGTTATCTTGTTGCTCATTGCATCACCGATTCTACTTTTCTTCTCATG TACATAGTCTttgtcttctctcttctttgccTTGAAGTGGCAGTGGTTGTTGCAATTTTCTTCAAGATGAACTGGCCAGCG AAACTTGCAGAGTACATAGATGACCCCAGGTTCAAGAAGTTCATGTTATTTCATCTTTACTTGTGTCGTCTCATTGCGATTCTAATATTGGTACCGCAG ATCAAATGTGTAGTTTTAGCAATCATTCTTTGGGCTATTGGTACCGAGCCACTGAGTCACTGCAACTAttctgatcatgtaactgacttTAGATATTCATTTCTGGTGATACCAAGCCCAGCATCTTTCCTCAATATGTCGGGTCGTGGCTCCAGAAATTATGAAGCCTTGCCAAGATCAGATCAATGTGAATATCGGCCACGGCTGAGTTTTTTCTCACATATTAACAGATTTTTCAGAATGCAGTTTCATAGAAGAGTTACACTTAGTTAG